Proteins from a genomic interval of Luteibacter pinisoli:
- a CDS encoding phospholipase C, whose protein sequence is MRKILAAGIACVLSLSAATLVVAQQTAPADAASSALSFGFGHGGHGSDPRTSTPIKHIVVIFQENVSFDHYFGTYPFAGNGRGEPAFYARPFTPNVNGLDHKLLTRNPNATNTANADAAINPFRLTRAQAATADQDHGYTSEQRAFHGGKMDLFPLYTGHGETLPGGDASEEGKGQVMGYYDGNTVTAYWNYAQHFAMSDNSYGTVFGPSSPGAINLISGQTAGVIDTLNGTGAETDDGHGGLTMIGDPDPIGDVCSSPTSNQATMGGRNIGDLLNDQKVTWGWFQGGFDLTRANPDGSTGCTRRTLSAVTNTTSNDYSPHHQPFQYYPSTANPTHARPTSVANIGKTDAANHQYDIEDFYDALDAGNLPSVSFLKAPAYQDGHAGYSDPLDEQAFVVKVMNALQKSGEWNDTAVVIAYDDSDGWYDHQDPPHVHASTGTTDALDGDGVCKGRTVLPGIDGKTPAMGRCGFGPRLPLLVVSPWARDNFVDHNVTDQSSITRFIEDNWLEGKRIGGGSSDASAGRIDGMFDFFLPRFFGRTLILDETTGQPKGRPWPGNGHG, encoded by the coding sequence ATGCGCAAGATCCTGGCCGCGGGCATTGCCTGCGTGCTTTCCCTTTCGGCCGCCACCCTGGTCGTCGCCCAGCAGACCGCCCCGGCGGACGCGGCCTCCAGCGCCCTGAGTTTCGGCTTCGGCCACGGCGGTCACGGCAGCGACCCCCGCACGTCCACCCCCATCAAGCACATCGTGGTGATCTTTCAGGAGAACGTCTCCTTCGATCATTACTTCGGCACCTACCCCTTCGCGGGCAATGGCCGCGGCGAGCCGGCGTTCTACGCACGGCCCTTCACGCCGAACGTCAACGGGCTGGACCACAAGCTCCTGACCCGTAACCCGAACGCGACGAACACGGCCAACGCCGATGCGGCGATCAACCCGTTCCGGCTGACCCGGGCCCAGGCCGCCACCGCCGACCAGGACCACGGCTACACCTCGGAACAGCGCGCCTTCCATGGCGGCAAGATGGATCTGTTCCCGCTGTACACCGGCCACGGCGAGACCCTGCCGGGCGGCGACGCCTCGGAAGAGGGCAAGGGCCAGGTCATGGGCTATTACGACGGCAACACCGTCACGGCCTACTGGAACTACGCCCAGCATTTCGCGATGAGCGACAACAGCTACGGCACGGTGTTCGGCCCGTCGAGCCCGGGTGCGATCAACCTGATCTCCGGCCAGACCGCGGGCGTCATCGACACCCTCAACGGTACCGGCGCGGAAACCGACGACGGCCATGGCGGCCTGACGATGATCGGCGACCCGGATCCGATCGGCGACGTCTGCTCCTCGCCGACGTCCAACCAGGCCACCATGGGCGGACGCAACATCGGTGACCTGCTGAACGACCAGAAGGTGACCTGGGGCTGGTTCCAGGGCGGGTTTGACCTGACCCGCGCCAACCCCGATGGCAGCACCGGCTGCACGCGCCGCACGCTGTCGGCGGTGACCAACACCACGTCAAACGACTACAGCCCGCACCACCAGCCGTTCCAGTACTACCCCTCCACGGCGAACCCGACGCATGCGCGGCCGACCTCGGTGGCGAACATCGGCAAGACGGACGCTGCCAATCACCAGTACGACATCGAGGATTTCTACGATGCGCTGGACGCGGGCAACCTGCCGTCGGTGAGCTTCCTGAAGGCCCCGGCCTACCAGGACGGCCACGCGGGCTATTCCGATCCGCTGGATGAGCAGGCCTTCGTGGTGAAGGTGATGAACGCCCTGCAGAAGAGCGGTGAGTGGAACGACACGGCCGTGGTCATCGCGTATGACGACTCCGATGGCTGGTACGACCACCAGGATCCGCCGCACGTGCATGCCTCCACCGGCACCACCGACGCGCTTGACGGCGACGGCGTGTGCAAGGGCCGCACCGTGCTTCCGGGCATCGATGGCAAGACGCCGGCCATGGGCCGCTGCGGCTTTGGTCCGCGCCTGCCGCTGCTGGTGGTGTCACCGTGGGCTCGCGACAACTTCGTGGACCACAACGTCACCGACCAGAGCTCGATCACGCGCTTCATCGAAGACAACTGGCTGGAAGGCAAGCGCATCGGCGGCGGTTCCAGCGACGCCTCGGCGGGCCGGATCGACGGCATGTTCGACTTCTTCCTGCCGCGGTTCTTCGGCCGCACGCTGATCCTCGACGAGACGACGGGCCAGCCGAAGGGCCGTCCGTGGCCCGGTAACGGGCATGGTTGA